One Bacillus sp. E(2018) genomic window, TGCTCGATTTTGGACGAGCACTCGTTAACGCGAAACGTCAGCTTATCTACTGTTCCAACTGCTTTCATATTACTGACCGTGATCCTTGTATGATCTGCGATGATTCGAGCAGAGATAGAACGACGATCTGTGTTGTTCACGACTCCAAGGATGTTATTGCGATGGAAAAAATGAAAGAATACCGCGGACTCTATCATGTCCTTCACGGTGCCATCTCACCAATGGACGGCGTAGGACCAGAAGATATTAAAGTCGCAGAACTTTTAAAGCGCCTAACCGATGAAGGTATTCAAGAAATTATCATGGCTACTGATCCGAACATTGAGGGCGAAGCCACTGCCATGTATATCGCAAGACTTCTAAAACCAACGGGTATCAAGATTACTCGTATTGCCCATGGCCTCCCTGTAGGTGGAGACTTGGAGTATGCGGATGAAGTAACGCTATCCAAAGCGCTTGAAGGAAGAAGAGAAATCTAACTAAAGGGGTTGCTTGCATG contains:
- the recR gene encoding recombination mediator RecR, yielding MHYPEPISKLIESFMKLPGIGPKTAVRLAFFVLEMKEDDVLDFGRALVNAKRQLIYCSNCFHITDRDPCMICDDSSRDRTTICVVHDSKDVIAMEKMKEYRGLYHVLHGAISPMDGVGPEDIKVAELLKRLTDEGIQEIIMATDPNIEGEATAMYIARLLKPTGIKITRIAHGLPVGGDLEYADEVTLSKALEGRREI